From Nocardia sp. XZ_19_385, the proteins below share one genomic window:
- a CDS encoding ESX secretion-associated protein EspG, giving the protein MSLDEMQFLMEKLQLDEMPVVLQAMGRYDDQAAHDAAMVVAAQSLDDRDLLVDRAVHGELEDRLRVLYRPHWVLSLRLVVEGAISRLCLAKGDDRAVLALRGPESYVISAVDDDLPGPIIAALGTADPLELTGMNAQTELLAEVFGDTGDAAATTNRLTKICTPNRDAQTLASAVVEIHSHAQISAVVYGDGTRDVSDNHIAIFNTRNGRFIVTASLADDGTKWSSISSGTTARLRQALLDLMNSLPEREDFPPSAKLQ; this is encoded by the coding sequence TTGTCGCTCGACGAGATGCAGTTTCTGATGGAGAAGCTGCAGCTCGACGAGATGCCCGTGGTGCTCCAGGCCATGGGGCGCTACGACGACCAAGCAGCTCACGACGCGGCGATGGTCGTGGCCGCCCAGTCCCTCGACGACCGGGATCTGCTGGTCGATCGAGCGGTCCACGGAGAACTCGAAGACCGGCTGCGCGTGCTGTACCGGCCGCACTGGGTGCTTTCCCTGCGCCTGGTCGTGGAAGGCGCGATCAGCCGGTTGTGCCTCGCGAAGGGTGACGACCGGGCGGTCCTCGCCCTTCGCGGGCCGGAGTCCTACGTCATCAGCGCGGTCGACGACGATCTGCCCGGTCCGATCATCGCGGCCCTCGGCACCGCCGACCCGCTCGAACTGACCGGCATGAACGCCCAAACCGAGCTGCTCGCCGAGGTTTTCGGCGACACCGGCGACGCGGCAGCCACCACGAACCGCTTGACGAAAATCTGCACCCCGAACCGAGACGCGCAAACGCTCGCCTCGGCCGTGGTCGAAATCCATTCCCACGCCCAAATTTCGGCAGTGGTCTACGGCGACGGCACCCGCGACGTCTCCGACAACCACATCGCCATCTTCAACACCCGCAACGGCCGCTTCATCGTCACCGCCAGCCTCGCCGACGACGGCACCAAATGGTCGTCCATCAGCAGCGGCACCACCGCCCGCCTGCGCCAAGCACTACTGGACCTGATGAACTCACTCCCGGAACGGGAAGACTTCCCACCCTCCGCGAAACTTCAGTAA
- a CDS encoding PPE domain-containing protein, with the protein MTAGITGVFWLPRMAEANSIALNAGAHAVPISAASSAWGALTGVWVEATATVARVVAELGVGLQGVNGMNAIGKLAGFTGWAEQQGVLAAAMSAKAAANATAYTVASIAMPSLPEIVALNTARAASHTTGGALRGDAEVLEAAKAAMDLRAALTMETYEAATTAQVSTPGEFSDPPHIAEGAGAADPISMALSAVSSAVQHAGGAATQVANVAGSVASSAVGTGANLAGAAVSAVTAPAGAGAAMVAPAAAAVTAPAAAITVASTVGASTVQLPAGWGTPATVGGSGLGSMPASSSGMRMESTATRPASNLNSPLTPTRAANDEDEEHERKSAVDLQDDQFTDGRFIADGVIGANTGQNK; encoded by the coding sequence ATGACCGCAGGTATCACCGGGGTGTTCTGGCTGCCCCGTATGGCCGAAGCCAATTCCATCGCACTCAACGCGGGCGCGCACGCCGTTCCGATCTCGGCCGCCTCCAGCGCGTGGGGCGCACTCACCGGCGTCTGGGTCGAGGCCACCGCGACCGTCGCCCGCGTGGTCGCCGAACTCGGCGTCGGGTTGCAGGGCGTCAACGGTATGAACGCGATCGGGAAGCTCGCCGGGTTCACCGGCTGGGCCGAGCAGCAGGGCGTGCTGGCCGCCGCCATGAGCGCCAAGGCCGCCGCCAACGCGACCGCCTACACCGTGGCGTCGATCGCCATGCCCAGCCTGCCGGAGATCGTGGCGCTCAACACCGCCCGCGCGGCCTCGCACACCACCGGTGGCGCGCTGCGTGGCGACGCCGAGGTACTCGAGGCCGCCAAGGCCGCGATGGACCTGCGCGCCGCGCTCACCATGGAGACCTACGAGGCGGCCACCACCGCCCAGGTGTCGACCCCCGGTGAGTTCTCCGACCCGCCGCACATCGCCGAAGGCGCCGGCGCCGCCGATCCGATCAGCATGGCGCTCAGCGCGGTGTCGAGCGCGGTGCAGCACGCCGGCGGCGCGGCGACCCAGGTCGCCAATGTCGCGGGGTCGGTGGCCAGCAGCGCTGTCGGCACCGGCGCCAACCTGGCCGGTGCGGCCGTCTCGGCGGTCACCGCTCCGGCCGGAGCCGGGGCTGCCATGGTCGCTCCGGCCGCCGCCGCTGTCACCGCGCCCGCCGCCGCGATCACCGTCGCGTCCACCGTCGGCGCCAGCACGGTCCAGCTGCCCGCGGGCTGGGGCACCCCGGCCACGGTCGGTGGCTCGGGCCTCGGCTCGATGCCCGCCAGCAGCAGCGGCATGCGGATGGAAAGCACCGCCACCCGTCCGGCGTCCAACCTGAACAGCCCGCTGACCCCCACCCGCGCCGCCAACGACGAGGACGAAGAGCACGAGCGCAAGTCCGCCGTCGACCTGCAGGACGACCAGTTCACCGACGGTCGCTTCATCGCCGACGGTGTGATCGGCGCCAACACCGGGCAAAATAAGTGA
- a CDS encoding PE family protein: MVGLVNITPEAVLLAAAELDLLADRLAAAGALTAPATHVIPSGAEEVSLLAANHFNKAATSHDRVVAQGVLELHHAANVLRAQLAAHVAEDSAKASIMSAVMNTIV; encoded by the coding sequence ATGGTTGGCCTCGTAAACATCACACCCGAAGCTGTCCTGCTTGCCGCCGCCGAGCTGGATCTGCTCGCCGATCGGCTCGCTGCCGCCGGCGCGCTCACCGCTCCCGCGACGCACGTCATCCCCTCCGGTGCCGAGGAAGTCTCCTTGCTCGCCGCCAATCACTTCAACAAGGCCGCGACGAGCCACGACCGCGTGGTCGCTCAGGGCGTGCTCGAGCTGCATCACGCCGCCAATGTGCTGCGTGCCCAGCTGGCCGCGCACGTCGCCGAAGACTCGGCCAAGGCGAGCATCATGAGCGCCGTCATGAACACCATCGTCTAG
- a CDS encoding metallopeptidase family protein, which yields MSDDRFEQLVGDALDQIPPELARAIDNVVILIEPRNPEDPQLLGLYHGIALTDRVDSQYGGVLPDTVTIYQDAILDICADENQVVDEVAITVIHEIAHYFGIDEDRLHELGWG from the coding sequence ATGTCCGACGATCGGTTCGAGCAACTGGTCGGCGATGCGCTCGATCAGATCCCGCCGGAACTGGCCCGTGCGATCGACAATGTGGTGATTCTGATCGAACCTCGCAATCCGGAGGATCCACAATTGCTCGGCCTCTATCACGGGATCGCGCTGACCGATCGGGTCGATAGTCAGTACGGCGGGGTGCTGCCCGACACGGTGACCATCTACCAGGACGCGATTCTCGACATCTGCGCTGATGAGAACCAGGTCGTCGACGAGGTCGCAATCACTGTGATCCACGAGATCGCACACTATTTCGGGATTGACGAAGACCGGCTGCATGAGCTGGGATGGGGATAA